In a genomic window of Amphiprion ocellaris isolate individual 3 ecotype Okinawa chromosome 13, ASM2253959v1, whole genome shotgun sequence:
- the znf711 gene encoding zinc finger protein 711, with the protein MDQGGGVLELHTQELKMPHAMIMQDFVAGMGGLAHIDGEHIVVSVPEGMLLSDVMTDEGILLEHGLEVEGLETQVVQGLETEVVEGLETEVVESLHADVEGLEAEVVEGLQTQVVELEAQVVEGLEGEVEVEGLEAQVVEGLETEVDVDGLEAHVVEGLEEEVEVEDLEAEVVEGLEVDVESLQSQGVETHEITSEDMVPSEHSVIMPENILGTEVAIEEALDGHHHHVLTSDLIQDSNHHHDDIPDQVFVAELLSEHQDNTLDHELVSEGLMVTEANSETIIHEQLPTEAVPLQTDEDDDARSSSEDYLMISLDEVGEKLDIGDTPLEISTEVMEDKESKEEDGSEVIKVYIFKAEADDDLGGTEVITEDDYQNGHPDLEAASSGRLGVGRDKMVYMAVKNHPKEEEDDEDDSDEDDDDDIGHTIDQVKNGAATPFLQIREGLGTNRVLKPKAKKKKKGETRQCQTAVIIGPDGMPLTVYPCHICGKKFRSRGFLKCHMKNHPDHLLKKKYQCTDCDFTTNKKVSFHNHLESHKLLSHNSERSPEYTEYTRRYHESSPLGSDKLIVKDREPKLHHCKYCDYETAEQGLLNRHLLAVHSKNFAHVCVECAKGFRHPSELKKHMRTHTGEKPYHCPHCEFRCADQSNLKTHIKSKHGADLPFKCSHCPQAYADARELQRHIEMVQGHKTHQCPHCEHKSTNSSDLKRHIISVHTKDFPHQCDVCEKGFHRPSELKKHAETHKGNKVHQCRHCNFNAPDTFTLSRHILSLHTKDLPFKCKRCRRGFRQPAELKKHMKTHSGRKVYQCQYCEYNSTDASGFKRHVISIHTKDYPHRCDYCTKGFRRPSEKSQHIARHHKDMLM; encoded by the exons ATGGATCAAGGAGGAGGGGTGTTGGAACTGCACACTCAGGAGCTGAAGATGCCCCATGCAATGATCATGCAAGACTTTG TTGCAGGCATGGGGGGTCTCGCTCACATTGATGGGGAGCACATTGTGGTGTCTGTGCCTGAGGGTATGCTTCTTTCTGATGTGATGACGGACGAAGGCATCCTCCTGGAGCACGGACTTGAGGTGGAAGGTTTGGAGACACAAGTGGTTCAAGGCCTCGAGACAGAGGTGGTCGAAGGACTGGAGACCGAAGTAGTGGAGAGCTTACATGCAGATGTAGAGGGCTTGGAGGCAGAAGTAGTCGAAGGGCTACAGACGCAGGTGGTAGAGTTGGAGGCTCAGGTTGTAGAGGGCCTAGAAGGTGAGGTAGAAGTGGAAGGTCTTGAGGCGCAAGTGGTAGAGGGCCTGGAAACTGAGGTGGATGTGGATGGCCTGGAGGCTCATGTTGTTGAAGGGcttgaggaggaggtggaagtgGAGGATTTAGAAGCTGAGGTTGTTGAAGGTCTGGAGGTAGACGTGGAAAGTCTGCAGTCTCAAGGTGTAGAGACGCATGAAATTACAAGTGAAGACATGGTGCCTTCAGAACACAGCGTGATCATGCCTGAAAATATTCTGGGGACAGAGGTGGCAATAGAGGAAGCTCTGGATGGCCATCACCACCATGTCCTAACCTCAGACCTCATCCAGGACTCAAACCACCACCACGATGACATCCCAGACCAAGTGTTTGTGGCAGAGCTACTGTCTGAGCACCAGGATAACACACTGGACCACGAGCTTGTGTCCGAAGGGTTGATGGTGACCGAGGCCAATTCTGAGACCATAATCCATGAACAGCTGCCAACTGAGGCTGTTCCCCTGCAGACTGATGAGGACGATGATGCAAGAAGCAGCTCTGAAGATTACCTCATGATCTCAT tgGATGAGGTGGGAGAGAAGTTGGACATAGGAGACACTCCTCTTGAGATCAGCACTGAGGTAATGGAAGACAAGGAATCCAAAGAAGAGGATGGCTCTGAGGTCATCAAAGTCTACATCTTTAAAGCTGAAGCAGATGATGACTTAG gTGGAACAGAGGTAATTACAGAGGATGATTATCAGAATGGCCATCCTGATCTGGAAGCAGCATCATCGGGCAGATTGGGAGTTGGCCGTGACAAGATGGTCTACATGGCAGTCAAGAACCAtccaaaagaagaagaggatgatgaggatgacagtgatgaggatgatgatgatgatattg GTCATACCATTGATCAGGTGAAGAATGGAGCAGCTACACCTTTTCTGCAAATCCGTGAGGGGCTGGGCACAAACCGTGTCCTCAAAcccaaagcaaagaaaaagaagaaaggagaaaCACGACAGTGCCAGACTG CTGTTATCATTGGACCAGATGGAATGCCTTTGACTGTCTACCCTTGCCACATCTGTGGAAAGAAGTTTCGCTCACGAGGCTTCCTCAAATGCCATATGAAGAACCACCCGGACCATCTGCTCAAGAAGAAGTATCAGTGTACAGACTGCGACTTTACCACCAACAAGAAGGTCAGTTTCCACAACCACTTGGAGAGTCACAAGCTCTTGAGTCACAACAGTGAGCGATCTCCAGAATATACTGAGTACACACGGCGCTACCATGAGTCCAGCCCCCTGGGCTCAGACAAGCTAATCGTCAAGGACCGGGAGCCCAAATTGCATCACTGCAAGTACTGCGATTATGAAACAGCTGAACAAGGTCTGCTCAACCGTCACCTCCTGGCCGTGCACAGTAAGAACTTTGCACATGTCTGTGTCGAATGCGCCAAAGGCTTCCGTCACCCATCAGAGCTGAAGAAACACATGCGGACCCACACAGGCGAGAAGCCCTATCACTGCCCGCACTGCGAGTTCCGCTGTGCAGATCAGTCCAACCTAAAGACTCACATCAAGAGCAAGCATGGTGCAGATCTGCCTTTTAAGTGCAGCCACTGCCCCCAAGCTTACGCTGATGCACGGGAACTCCAGCGTCATATAGAGATGGTGCAAGGCCACAAGACCCACCAGTGCCCGCACTGTGAGCACAAGAGCACCAACTCCAGTGACCTGAAGCGGCACATTATCTCAGTTCACACTAAGGACTTTCCTCACCAGTGTGACGTATGTGAGAAAGGCTTTCACAGGCCGTCTGAGTTGAAGAAACACGCGGAGACACACAAGGGCAACAAGGTGCACCAGTGCCGGCATTGTAACTTCAACGCCCCTGACACTTTCACCCTGAGTCGCCATATCCTGTCCTTGCATACGAAGGACCTCCCCTTTAAGTGCAAGCGATGCCGGCGAGGCTTCAGGCAGCCTGCCGAGCTGAAGAAGCACATGAAGACACACAGTGGTAGAAAGGTTTATCAGTGCCAGTATTGTGAGTATAACAGTACGGACGCTTCTGGCTTCAAACGCCACGTCATCTCAATCCACACCAAGGACTACCCCCACCGCTGCGACTACTGCACCAAGGGCTTTAGGAGGCCTTCAGAGAAGAGCCAGCACATAGCCAGGCATcacaaagacatgttgatgtAA